One stretch of Cohnella algarum DNA includes these proteins:
- a CDS encoding cupin domain-containing protein yields MAVSYMDFTAPSVQFTYDLDENPLFKKDEQNYINSLSINQLNTLGNVSLLDIFLSKSNVVEPHIHQNASELVYCMAGGAIVSLINPFTKKLLNFAIKPGEVANVPQGWWHYEMATEDNTHLLAIFDAPVPDAIFASDMLRLTPASVMAHTYCLNEAEYQEAIAPIKQTVVIGPPADCQRRDGAEKPPVQGQPAQPQPQALSEPFQGQPFASGFPVGYAYPNAWLQAQPAYSPYDVPRAYPGYYYPTPPGYGG; encoded by the coding sequence GTGGCGGTATCGTACATGGACTTCACCGCTCCGTCCGTGCAATTTACTTACGATCTCGACGAAAACCCTCTGTTCAAAAAGGACGAGCAAAATTATATCAACTCGCTCTCGATCAACCAGCTGAACACGCTCGGCAACGTGTCGCTGCTCGACATTTTCCTGAGCAAAAGCAACGTGGTCGAGCCCCACATTCACCAGAACGCTTCCGAACTGGTCTACTGCATGGCGGGAGGCGCCATCGTCTCCCTGATCAACCCGTTCACGAAAAAGCTGCTGAACTTCGCGATCAAACCCGGCGAAGTGGCCAACGTCCCGCAAGGCTGGTGGCATTACGAAATGGCGACCGAGGACAATACGCACTTGCTGGCCATTTTCGATGCTCCGGTGCCCGATGCGATTTTCGCGTCGGATATGCTGCGTCTGACGCCCGCGAGCGTGATGGCCCACACGTATTGCCTGAACGAGGCCGAGTATCAAGAGGCGATCGCCCCGATCAAGCAAACGGTCGTCATCGGGCCGCCGGCCGATTGCCAAAGACGCGATGGGGCAGAGAAGCCGCCGGTTCAAGGACAACCGGCCCAACCGCAGCCCCAGGCGCTGTCCGAACCGTTCCAAGGCCAGCCGTTCGCGTCCGGTTTTCCCGTCGGTTACGCTTATCCGAACGCGTGGCTGCAAGCGCAGCCCGCTTACTCTCCGTACGACGTGCCCCGCGCTTATCCGGGCTACTACTATCCGACGCCGCCGGGCTACGGCGGCTGA
- a CDS encoding winged helix-turn-helix transcriptional regulator encodes MGKLMEKEETARKWPEIAVETTVQIIGGKWKGIILYHLIEGEIRFNQLRRQMPGITQRMLTLQLRDLEKNGIIDRIVYQEIPPRVGYRLSELGRSLVPLVMQMKSWGEKYQKQTGSPQA; translated from the coding sequence ATGGGCAAGCTGATGGAAAAAGAAGAAACGGCCCGCAAGTGGCCTGAAATAGCCGTTGAAACGACGGTGCAAATTATCGGCGGCAAATGGAAGGGCATCATCCTTTATCATTTGATCGAAGGCGAAATCCGCTTCAACCAGCTGCGCAGGCAGATGCCCGGCATTACGCAGCGGATGCTGACCCTGCAGCTGCGCGACCTCGAAAAAAACGGCATCATCGACCGCATCGTTTATCAGGAAATCCCGCCGCGCGTAGGCTACAGGCTGTCGGAGCTGGGCCGTTCCCTCGTTCCTCTCGTCATGCAGATGAAGTCCTGGGGGGAAAAATATCAAAAGCAAACGGGCTCTCCGCAGGCGTAA
- a CDS encoding LTA synthase family protein, producing the protein MSLLPPHRLLRNKPFVFFTLILLLKSCVAWFVIFDNGPSWRTVLTEIPFFWILFCLIEWFSRKHKLVWYLVVNLFVTIILFSVFMYYKYYGVIATYHALEQVNQVTAVSNSVFSLMDPYYVLIFIDVVIIGIMLFSSKKVQNWKQMSARRESRKVITALFVLSVFLCLFNILPNRASMNERTKAQEMGILNYELYSILDQSEEEVVDKNEITQEAINALKGVQPSQTPAFAQAAEGKNLIIIQMESFQNFLIGMKLDGQEITPNLNQLAKGNFYFPNFYQMVGQGNTSDAEYVVNTSLYIPPHGAATMNYVEKALPSLPKLLSSHGYDTATFHTNVVEFWNRGELYKSVGFDRYYDKEFFGTEDEIFFGPSDDVLYEKTAAELAKMDAAEKPFYAHVISMTAHHPFTIPEDKYRMELPERFEGTFVGDYIRSQNYADYALGEFIAELKANGVWDNSLILLYGDHLGLPIYSLDNDEKALMEEIFGRPYGYTDMINIPLIVASTGMTYPAEFTQTGGQVDVLPTVANLLGVPLDGQIHFGQDLFNSTQNLLPERYYLPSGSVIDGSTLFIPGSGYEDGVQYSLEDDSVASSGITEDQYERALQLLRLSDSYVKQLPDKDPQASDEE; encoded by the coding sequence ATGTCGTTGCTTCCGCCCCATCGATTGCTGCGGAACAAGCCTTTTGTCTTTTTTACCCTTATTTTATTATTAAAAAGCTGCGTGGCCTGGTTCGTCATCTTCGACAACGGGCCCTCGTGGCGGACGGTGTTGACGGAAATTCCGTTTTTCTGGATTTTGTTTTGCCTGATCGAATGGTTTTCCCGCAAACATAAGCTTGTGTGGTATTTGGTCGTCAATTTGTTCGTCACGATTATTCTATTTTCCGTGTTTATGTATTACAAGTATTACGGCGTTATCGCGACCTACCACGCCCTGGAGCAGGTCAATCAGGTGACGGCGGTCAGCAACAGCGTGTTCTCGTTGATGGACCCTTATTACGTGCTCATTTTTATCGACGTCGTCATTATCGGCATCATGCTGTTCTCGAGCAAAAAGGTGCAAAACTGGAAGCAGATGAGCGCGCGGCGGGAAAGCCGCAAAGTCATTACCGCGTTGTTCGTTTTGTCCGTATTTTTGTGCCTGTTCAACATCCTGCCGAACCGCGCGAGCATGAACGAGCGGACGAAAGCGCAGGAAATGGGCATTCTCAACTACGAGCTCTATTCGATTCTCGATCAGTCCGAAGAAGAAGTCGTGGACAAAAACGAGATCACCCAGGAAGCCATCAATGCCTTGAAAGGCGTTCAGCCGAGCCAGACTCCGGCGTTCGCGCAAGCGGCCGAGGGCAAAAACCTGATCATCATCCAGATGGAATCGTTCCAGAATTTCCTGATCGGCATGAAGCTTGACGGGCAGGAGATCACGCCGAATCTGAATCAGCTCGCGAAAGGAAATTTCTATTTCCCGAACTTTTATCAGATGGTGGGCCAAGGGAATACGTCCGACGCCGAATACGTCGTCAACACGTCCTTGTACATTCCGCCTCACGGCGCGGCGACGATGAATTACGTGGAAAAGGCGCTGCCGAGCTTGCCGAAGCTGCTGAGCTCGCACGGGTACGATACCGCTACGTTCCACACGAACGTCGTGGAGTTCTGGAACCGCGGAGAGCTGTACAAATCGGTAGGCTTCGACCGGTACTACGACAAGGAATTTTTCGGGACGGAGGACGAAATCTTTTTCGGGCCTTCGGACGACGTACTGTATGAAAAAACGGCCGCGGAGCTTGCGAAGATGGATGCGGCGGAAAAGCCGTTTTACGCCCATGTCATTTCGATGACCGCGCATCATCCGTTTACGATTCCGGAAGACAAGTACAGGATGGAGCTGCCGGAGCGCTTCGAAGGCACGTTCGTCGGGGACTACATCCGTTCGCAAAACTATGCCGACTACGCCTTGGGCGAGTTCATCGCGGAGCTGAAGGCGAACGGCGTATGGGACAACAGCCTGATCCTGCTGTACGGCGATCACCTCGGCCTGCCGATCTATTCGCTGGACAACGACGAGAAGGCGCTGATGGAGGAAATTTTCGGCCGTCCGTACGGATACACCGACATGATCAACATTCCGCTTATTGTCGCCTCGACCGGCATGACTTATCCGGCGGAATTCACGCAAACCGGCGGCCAGGTCGACGTGCTGCCGACCGTCGCCAACCTGCTCGGCGTACCGCTTGACGGCCAGATCCATTTCGGCCAGGATCTGTTCAACTCGACGCAAAACTTGCTGCCGGAACGCTACTACCTGCCTTCGGGCTCGGTCATTGACGGCAGCACCCTGTTTATCCCGGGAAGCGGCTACGAGGATGGCGTTCAGTATTCGCTGGAAGACGATTCGGTCGCCTCGAGCGGCATCACCGAAGATCAATACGAGCGCGCGCTCCAGCTGCTGCGCCTGTCGGACAGCTACGTGAAACAGCTTCCCGACAAGGATCCGCAAGCTTCGGACGAGGAATAG
- the thrC gene encoding threonine synthase, protein MQYVSTRGNVGKIGFIDAFLMGLGNDGGLLVPEEIPVVSAAKLKEWESLSYQELVLEIFSYYTNDEVPQEDLKAMVQASYASFRHPEVTPVRKLNDRLYLMELFHGPTFAFKDIALQFMGQFYSYVAAKRNLKIHILGATSGDTGASAIEGVRGKEGIKICILHPHRKVSKVQELQMTTVQDENVLNLSVHGNFDDCQGMIKDLFADLEFKQKNRLAAINSINFVRILAQTVYYFYAYFQVRKQTGAAAVEFSVPTGNFGDIFAGYLAKRMGLPVHKLIIATNENNILERFIREGIYTPGEFKSTYSPSMDIQVASNFERYLYYLVGENPDKVAELMEGYKRDGKIAIARDLLAIAQIEFDAYGVDGPECLETIKKHDAQGYLLDPHSACGVAAAENCSDDDVICVSLATAHPAKFDEAIRLCGIEQTFPDEIARLFDKPQRQKVVDASLEEVARELEAFYNG, encoded by the coding sequence ATGCAATATGTCAGTACCCGCGGCAACGTCGGGAAAATCGGGTTCATCGACGCGTTTCTGATGGGACTCGGAAACGACGGCGGCCTGCTCGTTCCGGAGGAAATTCCCGTCGTTTCCGCCGCCAAGCTGAAGGAATGGGAGTCGCTGAGCTACCAGGAGCTTGTACTGGAGATTTTCTCCTATTATACGAACGATGAAGTACCGCAGGAGGACCTCAAGGCGATGGTGCAGGCCAGCTACGCATCGTTCCGCCATCCCGAGGTAACCCCGGTCCGCAAGCTGAACGATCGTCTGTACCTGATGGAGCTGTTCCACGGACCGACGTTCGCGTTCAAAGATATCGCGCTTCAGTTCATGGGCCAATTTTATTCGTACGTTGCCGCCAAGCGGAATTTGAAAATCCACATCCTCGGGGCGACTTCGGGCGACACCGGGGCTTCCGCGATCGAGGGCGTGCGGGGCAAGGAAGGCATCAAAATTTGCATTTTGCACCCTCACCGGAAAGTGAGCAAAGTGCAGGAACTGCAGATGACGACCGTCCAGGACGAAAATGTGCTCAACTTGTCGGTTCACGGCAATTTCGACGACTGCCAGGGCATGATCAAGGATTTGTTCGCCGACCTCGAATTTAAACAGAAAAACCGGCTGGCCGCGATCAACTCGATCAATTTCGTCCGGATTTTGGCGCAAACGGTCTACTATTTTTACGCTTACTTTCAAGTCCGGAAGCAAACGGGCGCGGCCGCGGTCGAGTTCAGCGTTCCCACGGGGAACTTCGGCGACATCTTCGCGGGTTACCTCGCCAAACGGATGGGGCTGCCGGTTCATAAGCTGATCATCGCGACGAACGAGAACAATATTCTGGAGCGGTTCATTCGCGAAGGCATCTATACGCCGGGCGAATTCAAGAGCACGTACAGCCCTTCGATGGATATCCAGGTGGCCAGCAATTTCGAGCGCTACCTGTACTACCTCGTAGGCGAAAATCCGGACAAGGTTGCCGAGCTGATGGAAGGGTACAAGCGCGACGGAAAAATCGCCATTGCCCGCGATCTTCTCGCCATCGCGCAGATCGAGTTCGACGCTTACGGCGTTGACGGGCCCGAGTGCCTGGAAACGATCAAAAAGCACGACGCGCAAGGCTATCTGCTCGACCCTCACTCCGCCTGCGGCGTAGCGGCAGCGGAAAATTGCAGCGACGACGACGTCATCTGCGTCTCGCTCGCCACCGCGCATCCGGCGAAGTTCGACGAGGCGATCCGGCTGTGCGGGATCGAGCAGACGTTCCCGGATGAAATCGCGCGCCTGTTCGACAAGCCGCAGCGCCAGAAGGTCGTGGACGCTTCCCTGGAGGAAGTGGCGCGCGAGCTGGAGGCTTTTTATAACGGTTGA
- a CDS encoding Rrf2 family transcriptional regulator produces MTISSRFSVAAHILSLLDMFKDQRLTSDSIADSVNTNPVVIRRIMGMLNKAGLVHTSAGVAGARLAREMSEITLLDVYRAVQGEQEALFSMHENPNPACPVGRNIQGALETTFGRAQLAMENELAKVTMADISLDIAQRI; encoded by the coding sequence TTGACGATCAGCAGCCGTTTTTCCGTGGCGGCTCATATTTTGTCTTTGCTGGACATGTTCAAGGATCAGCGCCTGACCTCGGATTCGATCGCCGACAGCGTCAATACGAATCCGGTCGTCATCCGGCGCATCATGGGGATGCTGAACAAAGCCGGGCTTGTGCATACGAGCGCGGGCGTGGCGGGGGCGAGGCTCGCGCGGGAAATGAGCGAAATTACGCTGCTCGATGTCTATCGGGCCGTTCAGGGCGAGCAGGAGGCCTTGTTTTCCATGCACGAGAACCCGAACCCGGCATGTCCGGTCGGCCGCAACATTCAGGGAGCGCTCGAAACGACGTTCGGCCGGGCGCAGCTTGCGATGGAGAACGAATTGGCCAAAGTGACGATGGCCGACATCAGTCTCGACATCGCCCAAAGGATCTAG
- the purT gene encoding formate-dependent phosphoribosylglycinamide formyltransferase — MYHTKKLLLLGSGELGKEVIVEAQRLGAETVAVDRYEGAPAMHVADRSYVIDMLDARALRELVEKENPDLIVPEIEAIATSELVKLEEEGYRVIPTARAARLTMDREGIRRLAAEKLGLPTARYRFADTYEEFAAAVREMGFPCVVKPLMSSSGKGQSVCRSEEGIADSWKIAMEGGRVQQGRVIVEEFIRFESEITLLTVRSASGTLFCPPIGHIQQDGDYIESWQPHAMTEAQLSEAKRIARIITDELGGSGLFGVELFLSGDKVYFSEVSPRPHDTGLVTLVSQNLSEFALHVRAILGLPIPEIKLAACGASRPLKAERELGDYRIAGAEEALAVEDTQLRLFGKPVTKAGRRVAVALATAETVEEARRRAGEAHGKLSVEEA, encoded by the coding sequence ATGTACCATACGAAGAAGCTGTTATTGCTCGGCTCCGGGGAACTGGGCAAGGAAGTGATCGTCGAAGCGCAGCGATTGGGCGCGGAGACGGTGGCGGTCGACCGCTACGAAGGCGCGCCGGCGATGCATGTCGCCGATCGCAGCTATGTGATCGATATGCTGGACGCCCGGGCGCTGCGGGAGCTGGTCGAGAAGGAAAATCCCGATCTCATCGTCCCGGAAATCGAGGCGATCGCGACATCGGAGCTGGTCAAGCTGGAGGAGGAAGGCTATCGCGTCATTCCGACGGCCCGTGCCGCCCGGCTTACGATGGACCGCGAAGGCATTCGGCGGCTCGCGGCCGAGAAGCTCGGGCTTCCGACCGCCCGCTACCGGTTTGCCGATACGTACGAGGAGTTCGCCGCCGCCGTGCGCGAGATGGGCTTTCCCTGCGTCGTCAAGCCGCTGATGAGCTCCTCGGGCAAAGGCCAGAGCGTATGCCGCTCGGAAGAGGGCATTGCCGACAGCTGGAAAATCGCGATGGAAGGCGGGCGGGTGCAGCAAGGCCGCGTCATCGTCGAAGAGTTTATCCGCTTCGAATCGGAAATTACGCTGCTGACCGTGCGGTCGGCTTCCGGCACGTTGTTTTGCCCGCCGATCGGCCATATTCAGCAGGACGGCGACTATATCGAATCGTGGCAGCCGCACGCGATGACGGAAGCGCAGCTGTCCGAAGCGAAACGGATTGCCCGAATTATTACGGATGAGCTTGGCGGGTCGGGGCTGTTCGGCGTCGAGCTGTTTTTGTCCGGGGACAAAGTGTATTTCAGCGAAGTGTCGCCGCGGCCGCACGATACCGGCCTCGTGACGCTGGTCAGCCAGAATCTATCGGAGTTCGCCCTGCACGTCCGGGCCATTCTCGGCTTGCCCATTCCGGAAATCAAATTGGCCGCCTGCGGCGCGAGCCGTCCGCTGAAAGCGGAGCGCGAGCTTGGCGACTACCGCATTGCGGGAGCGGAAGAAGCGCTTGCGGTCGAAGATACCCAGCTCCGCTTGTTCGGCAAGCCCGTTACGAAAGCCGGCCGCCGCGTGGCGGTCGCCCTGGCGACGGCCGAAACGGTCGAAGAAGCGCGGAGGCGGGCCGGAGAAGCCCACGGAAAATTAAGCGTCGAAGAAGCCTGA
- a CDS encoding DUF1540 domain-containing protein, with the protein MAKDVLCEVNSCKYWAAGNQCAASSIYVVNNRERDARNSGETDCKTFEPKI; encoded by the coding sequence ATGGCCAAGGATGTGCTTTGCGAAGTGAACTCGTGCAAGTATTGGGCGGCAGGCAACCAATGCGCGGCATCCTCGATTTACGTGGTGAACAACCGCGAACGGGACGCGCGCAATTCGGGCGAAACCGACTGCAAAACGTTCGAGCCGAAGATTTGA
- a CDS encoding pirin family protein, producing the protein MAQKHEQQANVYARGIRRVRHAGIRQVGPGHRNSYILEPGLWEEHDPFLFLAEDWFQRDSFDLHPHRGIETVTYVMEGRLEHFDTKTNEVDYLLPGDAQWMTAGRGVIHKEDPAPGETVHSLQLWVNLPRSHKMTEPRYQNLRAADMPVRSEPGATIRVFSGSSGEAVATTANIVPVTMAEFTLEPGASVKQELPGSYNGFLFVLEGEGRFGSGDAKGEARDVLFLESAEGHAASEIRLTAETKLRALLYAGQPIREPVVARGPFVMNTQEEIVQAYEDYRNGKFA; encoded by the coding sequence ATGGCACAAAAGCACGAGCAACAAGCAAATGTCTACGCACGCGGCATCCGCCGGGTTCGGCATGCCGGCATTCGGCAGGTCGGTCCGGGGCATCGGAACAGCTATATTTTGGAGCCGGGCCTGTGGGAGGAGCACGATCCGTTTTTGTTTTTGGCGGAGGACTGGTTTCAGCGCGACTCCTTCGACCTCCACCCTCACCGGGGAATCGAGACGGTCACCTATGTCATGGAAGGAAGGCTGGAGCATTTCGACACCAAAACGAACGAGGTCGATTATTTGCTGCCGGGGGACGCCCAGTGGATGACGGCCGGACGCGGGGTTATCCATAAGGAGGACCCGGCGCCGGGGGAAACGGTTCATTCGCTTCAGCTGTGGGTCAATTTGCCCCGCTCGCACAAAATGACCGAGCCGCGGTATCAAAATTTGCGCGCCGCCGACATGCCGGTCCGCTCCGAACCGGGAGCGACGATCCGGGTCTTTTCCGGTTCGTCCGGCGAGGCCGTGGCGACCACGGCCAACATCGTGCCCGTCACGATGGCCGAATTTACGCTGGAGCCGGGAGCGTCGGTCAAGCAGGAGCTTCCCGGTTCGTACAACGGGTTTTTGTTCGTGCTGGAAGGGGAAGGACGTTTTGGCAGCGGGGACGCGAAGGGAGAGGCGCGCGACGTGCTGTTCCTCGAATCGGCCGAGGGCCATGCGGCGAGCGAGATCCGGCTGACGGCCGAGACGAAGCTCCGCGCGCTGCTCTATGCCGGCCAGCCGATTCGCGAGCCGGTCGTCGCCCGCGGCCCGTTCGTCATGAACACGCAAGAGGAGATCGTTCAGGCGTACGAGGATTATCGCAACGGCAAGTTTGCCTGA
- a CDS encoding aldose 1-epimerase, giving the protein MANEAFEGVYCGEPAVWLRSGPYEAAVLPGIGANLIAFRDTEKGYAFLREPGEDGMEAFRANPGVHGIPVLFPPNRYDGGRFPWNGKLLEFPVNEPARGNHLHGFLHTAAWNVESVRAEDNESRVVLALKVDASHAIYAFLPFAFTIKLEYGLSEEGLRQRVWIRNDGTERMPCLLAFHTAVNAPFAPGSANEDMRFKATIGERWEMDERMLPTGKFQPLTEAEARIKEGQSPFFEPMDNHYTASPQGGRNRMELTDTRIGVKLVYDVGTAYKMWMIWNNGAEGGFFCPEPQVNLVNAPNVDLPAEEIGLIGLEPGELWEETSRLYVIG; this is encoded by the coding sequence ATGGCGAATGAAGCATTCGAGGGCGTATATTGCGGCGAGCCGGCGGTATGGCTGCGGTCGGGACCTTACGAAGCGGCGGTGCTGCCGGGGATCGGGGCGAATCTGATCGCCTTTCGCGATACGGAGAAAGGATACGCCTTTTTGCGGGAGCCGGGAGAGGACGGGATGGAAGCGTTCCGGGCCAATCCGGGCGTTCACGGCATACCGGTGCTGTTTCCGCCGAACCGTTACGACGGGGGCAGGTTTCCGTGGAACGGCAAGCTGCTCGAATTTCCGGTCAACGAGCCCGCCCGGGGCAACCATCTGCACGGCTTCTTGCATACGGCGGCCTGGAACGTCGAGAGCGTTCGCGCAGAAGATAACGAAAGCCGAGTCGTCCTCGCGCTCAAAGTAGACGCCTCGCACGCGATTTACGCTTTTTTGCCGTTCGCGTTCACGATCAAGCTGGAGTACGGGCTGTCGGAGGAGGGACTGCGCCAGCGGGTATGGATTCGCAACGATGGGACGGAGCGCATGCCGTGCCTGCTGGCGTTCCATACCGCCGTCAACGCGCCGTTCGCGCCGGGGAGCGCGAATGAAGACATGCGGTTCAAAGCGACGATCGGCGAACGCTGGGAAATGGACGAGCGAATGCTGCCGACCGGCAAATTCCAGCCGTTGACTGAGGCCGAGGCGCGGATCAAGGAAGGGCAATCGCCGTTCTTCGAGCCGATGGACAATCATTACACCGCGAGCCCGCAGGGCGGCCGCAACCGGATGGAGCTGACGGACACGCGCATCGGCGTCAAGCTCGTGTACGACGTCGGCACCGCGTACAAAATGTGGATGATCTGGAACAACGGCGCGGAGGGCGGATTTTTCTGTCCCGAGCCGCAGGTGAACCTGGTCAACGCGCCGAACGTGGACCTGCCGGCCGAGGAGATCGGGCTGATCGGCCTTGAGCCGGGCGAGCTGTGGGAGGAAACGAGCCGGCTGTACGTCATCGGCTGA
- a CDS encoding MarR family winged helix-turn-helix transcriptional regulator: MLPPSEPLSRLMRHALKRHRDLVDRLIAPYDVYPGQPPLLMQLSREDGQSQRELAGKMRVAPATLNVMIGRMEKAGHLRRESDDRDQRVSRVFLTDKGRAAAQAVQEALQTVETRAFRGFLPEELLLLRRFVLHMQANLDDENSLANE; encoded by the coding sequence ATGCTTCCGCCTTCCGAGCCACTTTCCCGTTTAATGCGCCATGCGCTCAAACGCCACCGCGATCTGGTCGACCGGCTGATCGCCCCTTACGACGTCTATCCGGGCCAGCCGCCGCTGCTGATGCAATTGTCCCGCGAGGACGGGCAAAGCCAGCGGGAGCTGGCGGGGAAAATGAGGGTCGCGCCCGCCACGCTCAACGTCATGATCGGACGAATGGAAAAAGCGGGCCACCTGCGGCGCGAATCCGACGACCGGGACCAGCGGGTGTCGCGCGTTTTTTTGACCGACAAGGGGCGGGCGGCCGCCCAAGCGGTGCAGGAAGCGCTGCAAACGGTGGAAACCCGGGCCTTTCGGGGCTTTTTGCCGGAGGAGCTGCTGCTGTTGCGCCGGTTCGTGCTGCATATGCAGGCCAATTTGGATGATGAAAATTCATTAGCCAACGAATGA
- a CDS encoding ABC transporter ATP-binding protein — translation MKWMFSYLKPYRAAVVLAPLLMILEVCMDLMQPRLMAGIVNDGILKGNLEHVWQTGGWMLAAAAAGLIGGAGCTYYSVRASMGFATDLRDALFQKSQTFTFRNLDRFTSGSLITRLTGDVVQVQNLVQIILRMLIRSLFLFLGSIVMALAISPSLSLLLAAAVPVLFAFLYVLLRLSVPLYRDVQKKLDRVNTVLQENLAGIRVVKAFVRERFENSRFRKANEEHYGMSVRAGRLLAVNMPFMTLALNLCIVAALWLGGAQTWEGGLEVGSLAAFLTYTTQALMSMLSLGNTLVNISRAKASAERIDEVLRTVPDMAEPEADRSRSAESEEKAGAAASPVSNGPRPIRVAPGRIEFDNVVFRYQASEGEPELQGICLTIEPGQTVGILGSTGSGKSTLVSLLPRLYDPTEGRVLIGGVDVRDIPSDRLRQEVGIVLQQAILFSGTIRDNIRFGRPDAAQEEVEAAARAAEAHDFICSFPEGYDTVIGQKGVNLSGGQKQRISIARALLAEPGILILDDSTSAVDLATEARIRRALSERLRGCTRLIIAQRVTSVMEADKIVVLEDGKIAAEGTHEQLLAGSAIYRDIYESQTGKEAIRHA, via the coding sequence ATGAAATGGATGTTTTCCTATTTGAAGCCTTACCGCGCGGCCGTCGTTCTCGCTCCGCTGCTGATGATTCTCGAGGTTTGCATGGACCTGATGCAGCCGCGGCTGATGGCCGGCATCGTCAATGACGGCATCCTCAAGGGGAACCTCGAGCACGTATGGCAAACCGGCGGCTGGATGCTCGCGGCCGCGGCCGCCGGCCTGATCGGAGGGGCAGGCTGCACCTACTATTCCGTTCGGGCGTCCATGGGATTCGCGACCGACTTGAGAGACGCGCTGTTTCAAAAATCGCAGACATTTACGTTCCGCAATCTCGACCGGTTTACGTCGGGCTCGCTCATTACCCGGTTGACCGGCGACGTCGTGCAGGTTCAAAACCTCGTCCAGATCATTTTGCGGATGCTGATCCGAAGCCTGTTTCTTTTCCTCGGCAGCATCGTCATGGCGCTCGCGATCAGTCCGAGCCTATCGCTGCTGCTCGCCGCCGCCGTTCCCGTGCTCTTTGCGTTTTTGTACGTGCTGCTGCGGCTGTCCGTACCGTTATACCGCGACGTGCAGAAGAAGCTGGACCGCGTCAACACCGTGCTTCAGGAAAATCTGGCGGGCATTCGCGTCGTCAAAGCGTTCGTGCGTGAGCGGTTCGAAAATTCGCGGTTCCGCAAGGCCAACGAGGAACACTACGGCATGTCGGTCCGCGCGGGCCGGCTGCTCGCCGTGAACATGCCGTTCATGACGCTTGCGCTCAATTTGTGCATCGTCGCGGCGCTCTGGCTGGGCGGGGCCCAGACGTGGGAGGGCGGCCTTGAGGTCGGCAGCCTGGCGGCGTTTTTGACGTATACGACGCAGGCGCTCATGTCGATGCTGTCGCTCGGCAATACGCTCGTGAACATTTCGCGCGCCAAAGCGTCCGCCGAGCGGATCGACGAAGTGCTGCGCACCGTGCCGGACATGGCCGAGCCGGAGGCGGACCGTTCCCGGAGCGCCGAATCTGAGGAAAAAGCCGGCGCGGCGGCTTCCCCGGTTTCGAACGGCCCCCGGCCGATCCGGGTCGCGCCGGGCCGCATCGAATTCGACAACGTCGTCTTCCGCTACCAAGCTTCCGAAGGGGAGCCCGAGCTGCAAGGCATTTGCCTGACGATCGAGCCGGGGCAAACGGTCGGCATTCTCGGCTCGACCGGCTCCGGCAAGTCGACGCTCGTCAGCCTGCTTCCGCGGCTGTACGATCCGACCGAGGGCCGCGTGCTCATCGGCGGCGTCGACGTGCGCGACATTCCGTCGGACCGGCTGCGCCAAGAGGTCGGCATCGTCCTGCAGCAGGCGATTTTGTTCAGCGGCACGATTCGGGACAACATCCGGTTCGGCCGGCCCGACGCCGCGCAGGAAGAAGTCGAGGCGGCCGCCCGGGCGGCGGAGGCGCATGACTTCATTTGCTCGTTTCCGGAAGGCTACGATACCGTCATCGGGCAGAAGGGCGTCAACCTGTCCGGCGGGCAGAAGCAGCGCATTTCCATTGCGCGGGCGCTCCTCGCCGAGCCGGGCATTCTCATTTTGGACGACAGCACGAGCGCCGTCGACCTCGCCACGGAAGCCCGGATCCGGCGGGCGCTGTCCGAACGCCTTCGGGGCTGCACCCGGCTCATCATCGCGCAGCGGGTCACATCGGTAATGGAAGCCGATAAAATCGTCGTGCTGGAGGACGGGAAAATCGCGGCCGAAGGCACGCACGAGCAACTGCTCGCCGGCAGCGCGATCTACCGCGACATTTACGAATCCCAGACGGGCAAGGAGGCGATCCGCCATGCTTAA